A genomic segment from Torulaspora globosa chromosome 3, complete sequence encodes:
- the HSP26 gene encoding chaperone protein HSP26 (ancestral locus Anc_3.291), with amino-acid sequence MSFSTPFSSFFDAINNEVDAFNRLLDSSGYRSYQPRRQQLEAGEQDKSAGKQVTRKGDSSRDVYSPRHLNDWFDNDWSLLPRTFAASSITPPVDILDHDKNYEIKVSVPGVKDKKDINLEYHKERDQIVVSGEISSSVTSENQEKVKVQERAFGKFKRVISLPEYPRIDADNIKADYASGILTLTVPKLEPSKDEKGAVRKIDIGSWSS; translated from the coding sequence ATGTCATTCAGTACaccattttccagctttttcGACGCTATTAACAACGAAGTTGACGCTTTTAACAGGCTGCTAGACAGCTCAGGTTACAGATCGTACCAACCCAGACGTCAGCAATTGGAGGCAGGCGAGCAGGACAAATCTGCTGGCAAACAGGTTACTAGAAAGGGCGACTCTTCCAGAGATGTCTACAGCCCAAGACATCTGAACGACTGGTTTGACAACGACTGGTCTTTGTTGCCCAGAACTTTTGCAGCCTCGAGCATAACCCCTCCAGTCGACATTTTGGATCATGACAAAAACTACGAGATCAAGGTCAGTGTTCCTGGCGTGAAGGATAAGAAAGATATCAACCTGGAATACCACAAGGAGAGAGATCAAATTGTGGTTAGCGGTGAAATTTCCTCCTCTGTGACCTCTGAGAACCAGGAAAAGGTTAAGGTGCAAGAGCGTGCTTTTGGTAAGTTCAAGAGAGTCATCAGCTTGCCTGAATACCCACGCATTGACGCCGACAACATCAAGGCCGACTATGCAAGCGGTATCTTGACTTTGACTGTTCCTAAGCTGGAGCCATCGAAGGACGAGAAGGGAGCGGTTCGCAAAATCGACATTGGTTCCTGGAGCTCTTAG
- a CDS encoding uncharacterized protein (ancestral locus Anc_3.290), producing the protein MLKRTKTASNKRHSVFVDVRHSKSTQSPSDTDSSKFDIYQTKNRSLEALAEIDTTNCAKKAHSRSKLKRSSVLLDNTMVRDYNLAIRHFEKLDTRPIQSSSSDSSISSSSSTTSSLFSTDSTTSIRDLLYEGLDDTCDEDCEIVDKTHLRTKMLGDDKGRLRVDDDGSTGYGRPHRRTSLHFE; encoded by the coding sequence ATGTTGAAACGAACCAAGACCGCTAGCAACAAGAGACACTCCGTCTTCGTCGATGTGAGACACTCGAAATCAACGCAGTCGCCATCGGATACCGATAGCAGCAAGTTCGACATTTATCAGACAAAGAACAGGTCACTCGAGGCATTAGCTGAGATTGACACGACAAACTGTGCAAAGAAGGCCCATAGTCGAAGCAAATTGAAACGAAGCAGCGTTTTGCTCGATAACACCATGGTGAGAGACTACAATTTAGCCATCAGAcattttgaaaagcttgacACTCGCCCCATACAATCCAGCAGTTCTGACAGTAGCATTTCGTCAAGCTCCAGCACGACATCATCGCTCTTCTCCACAGACAGTACCACATCGATCCGTGACCTGCTGTACGAAGGCCTCGACGATACGTGTGACGAGGACTGTGAGATCGTTGACAAGACTCACCTGCGGACCAAGATGCTGGGGGATGACAAAGGCCGTCTGCGAGTCGACGACGACGGAAGCACGGGATATGGGAGACCGCATAGGAGAACCAGTTTGCACTTTGAATAA
- the TPI1 gene encoding triose-phosphate isomerase TPI1 (ancestral locus Anc_3.288), with translation MARTFFVGGNFKLNGSKASIKEIVERLNNADLAENVEVVLCPPAPYLDYTVSLLNRPQLAVGAQNTYLKASGAYTGENSVEQIQELGAKWVILGHSERRTLFHEDDKFVADKTKFALDQGAGVILCIGETLEEKKAGTTLEVVERQLTAVIAEVKDWSKVVIAYEPVWAIGTGLAATAEDAQDIHKSIRKFLAAKLGDKVAEETRILYGGSANGSNVASFKDKADVDGFLVGGASLKPEFVDIVNSRK, from the coding sequence ATGGCTAGAACTTTCTTCGTTGGTGGTAACTTCAAATTGAACGGCTCCAAGGCTTCCATCAAGGAAATTGTTGAGAGATTGAACAACGCTGATCTAGCAGAAAACGTTGAGGTTGTTCTATGTCCTCCAGCCCCATACTTGGACTACACTGTTTCTTTGCTAAACAGACCTCAGTTGGCTGTGGGTGCCCAAAACACGTACCTAAAGGCTTCTGGTGCCTACACTGGTGAGAACTCTGTTGAACAGATCCAGGAGTTGGGTGCCAAGTGGGTGATTCTAGGTCACTCTGAGAGAAGAACTCTGTTCCACGAGGATGACAAGTTCGTCGCTGACAAGACTAAGTTCGCTTTGGACCAAGGTGCTGGTGTCATCTTGTGTATCGGTGAAactttggaagagaagaaggccGGTACGACTCTAGAGGTGGTCGAAAGACAATTGACCGCTGTTATTGCTGAAGTCAAGGACTGGAGCAAGGTTGTCATTGCCTACGAGCCAGTCTGGGCTATTGGTACTGGTTTGGCCGCTACTGCTGAGGATGCTCAAGACATCCACAAGTCCATCAGAAAGTTCTTGGCTGCCAAGTTGGGCGACAAGGTTGCTGAAGAGACCAGAATCCTATACGGTGGTTCTGCCAACGGTAGCAACGTCGCTTCTTTCAAGGACAAGGCTGACGTTGACGGTTTCTTGGTCGGTGGTGCTTCCTTGAAGCCAGAATTCGTCGACATCGTCAACTCCAGAAAGTAA
- the ALG14 gene encoding N-acetylglucosaminyldiphosphodolichol N-acetylglucosaminyltransferase anchoring subunit ALG14 (ancestral locus Anc_3.289) — MNMEYLCVALLLVYVAYTVRLISILPFFRSYTNGSDVLESEPIERKGPLHVFLFLGSGGHTGEMLRLVDNYKEMLLAKGNTVYVGYSDDKSRSQFIRQVTIENRACRFEYYQFKKAREVNAGLLTSLASVLQTIIKSLAIIFKVSRAMRGKPRLVLLNGPGTCCVIAAWFKVIEWLDLFQPCSNIVYVESLARITSLSLTGRILYWIADLFIVQWEELCLTHPRARYYGLLV, encoded by the coding sequence ATGAATATGGAATACTTGTGTGTGGCATTGCTGCTGGTGTACGTGGCTTACACAGTACGCTTGATATCAATCCTGCCGTTCTTCAGGAGCTATACCAACGGGAGTGATGTGCTCGAAAGCGAGCCAATTGAGCGTAAGGGCCCGCTTCATGTTTTCTTGTTCCTAGGTTCTGGAGGGCATACCGGAGAGATGCTACGGCTTGTAGATAACTATAAGGAAATGCTACTGGCAAAAGGTAACACCGTCTATGTTGGCTACTCTGACGACAAATCACGTAGCCAGTTTATTCGGCAGGTAACGATTGAGAACAGGGCGTGCCGTTTCGAGTACTaccagttcaagaaggccaGGGAGGTCAACGCTGGTCTGCTCACAAGTCTTGCTAGCGTGCTGCAGACTATAATCAAGTCACTGGCGATCATATTCAAAGTATCGAGAGCGATGAGAGGAAAGCCCCGCCTTGTTTTACTGAACGGCCCCGGGACGTGCTGCGTTATAGCCGCTTGGTTCAAAGTGATCGAATGGTTGGATCTCTTTCAGCCTTGTTCTAACATAGTATACGTTGAGTCGCTGGCGAGGATTACGTCGCTGAGTTTGACCGGGAGGATACTGTACTGGATAGCAGACCTGTTCATAGTCCAGTGGGAAGAGCTCTGTTTGACCCATCCGAGGGCCAGATACTACGGCTTACTCGTTTAG